A single region of the Leptothrix cholodnii SP-6 genome encodes:
- a CDS encoding 4Fe4S-binding leucine-rich repeat protein produces MVDQPPAWNDIPAVHWQGGELDCQGCVHAPLRAEGRCEPGRMCMQDAYARRIDRFFRAHPELANQHLGHDYFEVRAIAARYADVFRLPALMNDPDETVRLQLALRLPQRQLLSMRDDAHREVRIRVAYGLAAEHLPSMMRDPDYHVRATVARRLSEGLLPLLINDPDLMVRREVAQRVPMPALWRMVEDSESEVRRIVAERLPAPLLDALVDDPDLLVRWQAAGRAMGAVLARFAQDPEADVRERAEQRRAELEATAPPDACAGPSLHSV; encoded by the coding sequence ATGGTCGATCAGCCCCCCGCCTGGAACGACATCCCCGCCGTGCACTGGCAGGGCGGCGAGCTCGACTGCCAGGGTTGCGTGCATGCGCCCTTGCGGGCCGAAGGGCGCTGCGAGCCCGGACGCATGTGCATGCAGGACGCCTATGCGCGGCGCATTGACCGCTTCTTCAGGGCCCACCCCGAACTCGCCAATCAGCACCTGGGACACGACTACTTCGAGGTGCGGGCGATCGCTGCGCGCTACGCCGACGTGTTCCGCCTGCCGGCGCTGATGAACGATCCGGACGAGACCGTGCGCCTGCAACTGGCCCTGCGCCTGCCGCAGCGCCAGCTCCTGAGCATGCGTGACGATGCGCATCGCGAAGTGCGCATCCGCGTGGCCTACGGCCTGGCGGCGGAGCACCTGCCGTCGATGATGCGCGACCCCGATTACCACGTGCGCGCCACCGTGGCGCGGCGTCTCAGCGAGGGCCTGCTGCCGCTGCTGATCAACGATCCCGACCTGATGGTGCGCCGCGAAGTGGCGCAGCGCGTGCCGATGCCGGCGCTGTGGCGCATGGTCGAGGACAGTGAGTCCGAAGTGCGCCGCATCGTCGCCGAACGGCTGCCGGCGCCGCTGCTGGACGCCCTGGTCGACGACCCCGACCTGCTGGTGCGCTGGCAAGCCGCTGGCCGCGCGATGGGCGCGGTGCTGGCGCGTTTCGCCCAGGACCCCGAGGCCGACGTGCGCGAGCGCGCCGAGCAGCGCCGCGCCGAACTTGAAGCCACCGCGCCACCCGACGCCTGCGCCGGCCCGTCCCTGCATTCCGTCTGA
- a CDS encoding nitrogen fixation protein NifZ — protein sequence MADINRDDDIIEVASPPRYAMGERVISRTVIRNDGTYNGKDIGEVLVNKGEIGFVTSIGTFLQQFYIYAVEFVESGHRVGMRGKELCTLDHLPEEVLAQLGERARQLQDLR from the coding sequence ATGGCCGACATCAACCGCGACGACGACATCATCGAAGTGGCCTCGCCGCCGCGCTACGCGATGGGCGAGCGGGTCATCAGCCGCACGGTGATCCGCAACGACGGCACCTACAACGGCAAGGACATCGGCGAGGTGCTGGTCAACAAGGGCGAGATCGGTTTCGTCACCTCGATCGGCACCTTCCTGCAGCAGTTCTACATCTACGCGGTCGAGTTCGTCGAATCGGGCCACCGCGTGGGCATGCGTGGCAAGGAGCTGTGCACGCTCGACCACCTGCCCGAAGAAGTGCTGGCGCAGCTCGGCGAGCGCGCTCGGCAACTCCAGGACCTTCGTTGA
- a CDS encoding nitrogen fixation protein NifZ, with the protein MIDQRLPKFEWGQPVIAAVDLYNDGSHPEVPEDHLLIPAGGIGEVVQVGHHGEANIPVYMVDFGLAVIGCLEEEIALEGTDLITLAVQAEEA; encoded by the coding sequence ATGATCGACCAGCGCCTTCCCAAGTTCGAATGGGGCCAGCCCGTGATCGCCGCCGTCGATCTCTACAACGACGGCAGCCACCCCGAAGTGCCCGAAGACCACCTGCTGATCCCCGCTGGCGGCATCGGCGAGGTGGTGCAGGTGGGCCACCACGGCGAGGCCAACATCCCCGTCTACATGGTCGACTTCGGCCTGGCAGTGATCGGCTGCCTCGAAGAAGAGATCGCCCTCGAAGGCACCGACCTCATCACCCTGGCCGTTCAGGCCGAGGAGGCCTGA
- a CDS encoding HesB/IscA family protein gives MILPTLTVTAAAQKFISRMVRFSEHPTGGFRLTVSAGGCSGYNAEFTVEPAAQAGDGELLVNGVKVFLPAESRLMLDGVTIDFADTPTRSGLTFINPNAAACGCSTSGDAAAPPAQATVSVSSITRMSSASAGH, from the coding sequence ATGATCCTGCCTACCCTCACTGTCACCGCCGCGGCCCAGAAGTTCATCAGCCGCATGGTCCGTTTCTCCGAGCACCCGACCGGCGGTTTCCGTCTCACGGTTTCTGCCGGTGGCTGCTCGGGCTACAACGCCGAGTTCACGGTCGAGCCCGCGGCGCAGGCCGGTGACGGCGAATTGCTGGTCAATGGCGTCAAGGTCTTCCTGCCCGCCGAAAGCCGCCTGATGCTCGACGGCGTGACGATCGACTTTGCCGACACCCCCACCCGGAGCGGTCTGACCTTCATCAACCCGAACGCGGCCGCCTGTGGCTGCTCGACCTCGGGCGATGCCGCGGCGCCGCCGGCCCAGGCGACGGTGTCGGTGAGCTCGATCACCCGCATGAGTTCGGCCAGCGCCGGCCACTGA
- a CDS encoding 4Fe-4S binding protein, with the protein MALKIIASTCTGCSACEPECPNVAIREKGGTFVIDPKKCTECEGQFDSPQCVAVCPVEGCIKPA; encoded by the coding sequence ATGGCCCTCAAGATCATTGCCTCGACCTGCACCGGCTGCTCGGCCTGCGAGCCTGAATGCCCCAACGTCGCGATTCGCGAAAAGGGCGGCACCTTCGTCATCGACCCGAAGAAGTGCACCGAATGCGAAGGCCAGTTCGACTCGCCGCAGTGCGTCGCCGTCTGCCCGGTCGAAGGCTGCATCAAACCTGCGTGA